In Pseudomonas grandcourensis, the DNA window GTGAAACGTCGTTACCCGCACAACCAGGTCACGTTGCTGGATGTGGATGCCTTTGCCGCTGCCAGCAGTCGCCTGACCCTGGCTGCCAATGGTCTGGAAGCCGAGGTGATTACCGGTGACGGAATCGATGCCGCGCCGATGGGTTTGAGTGCGATCCTGAGCAACCCGCCGTTCCATGTCGGCGTGCACACCGACTATTTCGCAACAGAGAACTTGCTGCGAAAAGCGGCCAAACATCTGAAAAACGGCGGCGAACTTCGCTTGGTAGCGAACAGTTTCCTGAAGTATCAACCGTTGATCGAAGAGCATCTTGGCGTGTGTGCGATCAAGGCCGAAGGACAGGGTTTCAGAATCTACCGGGCAAAGCGCGGCTGAAAATTTGTACTTGCCGAATGGATTTTGCCAAGGCAGAATCCGCTCCGTCCTAGGGGAGTAGTCTCCCACGAGCGCCACGCTCGTCCGGCATGCGTCAACATACTTGGTCCTCAGACCATGGCGCATGCGACCCAAGCATCCACATCAGATGGATCGCAGGGTTTGACAAGACCTATGACACGAACACCTTACCCGGGGCGGGAAGGCTGTACGTGTCATAGCCGTGTCGACCCGCCCCTTAGGAAAACCCCTGATGCTGGATTCACTACTCGTACCTACCGCAATCGTTGCCTTGGCCGAAATCGGCGACAAGACGCAGCTGCTCGCGCTCATCCTCGCTGCCCGTTTCCGCAAGCCCTGGCCGATCATCGCCGGTATCGTCGCCGCGACCCTGGCCAACCACGCAGCCGCTGGTGCAGTCGGTGCCTGGGTCGGCAGTTTCTTCTCGGATACGATGCTGCACTGGATCCTCGCCGCGAGCTTCGCCGCCACGGCGCTGTGGACCCTGGTCCCGGACAAGATGGATGACGACGAGGCCAGCACCGCCCGCAAGTTCGGGCCGTTCCTGACCACGTTGATCGCGTTTTTCCTGGCGGAAATCGGCGACAAGACGCAGATCGCGACCGTGATGCTGGCTGCGCAGTATCCGGAGCTGTGGCTGGTGATCATCGGTACCACCCTCGGCATGCTGATTGCCAACGTGCCCGTGGTAC includes these proteins:
- a CDS encoding TMEM165/GDT1 family protein — its product is MLDSLLVPTAIVALAEIGDKTQLLALILAARFRKPWPIIAGIVAATLANHAAAGAVGAWVGSFFSDTMLHWILAASFAATALWTLVPDKMDDDEASTARKFGPFLTTLIAFFLAEIGDKTQIATVMLAAQYPELWLVIIGTTLGMLIANVPVVLAGNFAADKLPLTLIRRLAASAFFILAIVAVYKAMQSSGWV